One window of the Colius striatus isolate bColStr4 chromosome 19, bColStr4.1.hap1, whole genome shotgun sequence genome contains the following:
- the ADAMTS13 gene encoding A disintegrin and metalloproteinase with thrombospondin motifs 13 isoform X3 → MTVSLAVWALAVLPLGFCWPSALQEKFLSALDAEDVFSYFGASSVSEVPEFVITEPTCPCKEQIGLTSCRVQHCSIEAWGQLYAFEFLEDHGLLSSSFVSNQVVNSSLSLLKRFSGSCFAGGNPLQPPGSKCRVTYCEGQLQGIVTADEEKVHIRPVRSKDVALLKDLGFSRPHILFRITARETNTARAGWFPSRLQKRAEGAVKHLELMVVAGPDVYLYHKEDTERYILTNLNIGAELLRDASLGAHFRVHLMQMLVLREPEAEVNITTNITSSLISVCEWSKKVNPQNDSDPQHADIVLYVTRFDLELPDGNKELRGVTQLGGVCSSSWSCIITQDTGFDLGVTIAHEIGHSLGISHDGEGNRCSSSGYIMGSAGNHNSIDLVWSQCSREEFLAFVSTGQTNCLNDLPDMDGSIPGWKPGLYYGADEQCKIAFGSVATACTFADSNVDICKVLSCHVQPGDKSSCTRLLVPLLDGTECGVNKWCSKGQCSSLEELNPMAVVHGQWSSWSPFSSCSRSCGGGVVIRQRFCNNPRPAFGGQQCHGASIQAEMCNTQACLMTQQDFMAEQCTATNLKPLYLTVETPSFYTWTSAVGFAKGDLLCKHMCRAIENEFMVSREDSFIDGTRCEQDDSEHHGAFNLCVMGSCRAFGCDGQMDSKKTMDSCKVCGGDNSTCIKVSGSYTEGKAKEYVTFLSLPYNTTLVHVTNWRPLFTHLAVKVKGEYVVAGKGKISLNVTYPSVLEDSQIKYQVFLTKDNLPSLEEVHVDGPTQEEIEIQVYRRYGKEYGNATNPDITFSYFIPRGNLSYMWIPQQRPCSVTCGEGMRAVDHVCFDQTKNEITEDQWCLELPQPLSEHQPCAMEPCLYRWKMSQIGECSAVCGTGVAQQNLTCIQFRDGLETIVDDSLCPAEEKPLSIVPCVVNVCPLGWDKEDARLQQTSESLGHVQLENRTVYVWSPLAGECSVSCGRGNTQLQYLCVDFDTKEETQEENCHPVPKPESRVEVCDLSPCPPRWKVTPAGPCSSSCGLGLAVQLITCVQSHRGKEILVEEHLCPVAEKPLSSVPCVIRMCSYEWSFSEWTECSTSCGNGIQTRQDFCLNPLTRKHVSPVFCRRFPKAIVVRGCSAGPCPEQVVGMGSHGGLQTVTPAVLATATTATEERHKDLDLPPSAVPREQTKTSEGVCGKLFLNATGVINMMGVESSDCTVAIGRPLREEITVRVLESSLNCSAGEVVLFSGRMMWRTGCRKLPLSLINSRTNTLIVKQRVLMPGNGAILQYNSRTATKKYYQDCDKQLFGPKGEIVNPVQLPDQRQEVVCRTFINVAPQHCVAIRALYIDLGNESNKTHFNYILVRDVSTMKTMVFHGKQKFLWQSTGSQAEIEFHSNVKEQQISFWAEYHAIEPK, encoded by the exons ATGACCGTCAGCTTGGCGGTCTGGGCGCTCGCCGTGCTCCCCTTGGGCTTCTGCTGGCCGTCAGCTCTCCAAGAG AAATTTCTCAGTGCTTTGGATGCAGAAGATGTTTTCTCTTATTTTGGAGCCAGCTCAGTGTCTGAGG tacCTGAGTTTGTTATTACTGAGCCAACTTGCCCTTGTAAAGAACAGATTGGGCTGACATCCTGTCGTGTTCAACATTGCTCCATTGAGGCCTGGGGACAACTCTATGCCTTTGAATTTCTGGAGGACCATGgtctcctttcctcttcctttgtgAGCAATCAAGTGGTGAACTCCTCCTTGAGCTTACTGAAGCGATTCTCAGGCAGCTGCTTTGCAGGTGGAAAtccactgcagcctcctgggtCTAAGTGTAGAGTCACTTACTGTGAAGGGCAGCTG CAAGGAATCGTCACTGCAGATGAGGAAAAGGTTCACATCAGGCCTGTCAGAAGCAAAGATGTGGCTCTGCTGAAGGACCTTGGCTTCTCCAGACCCCACATTCTCTTCAGAATCACTGCAAGAGAGACAAACACAGCAAGAG CAGGGTGGTTTCCTTCTCGCCTGCAGaagagggctgagggagctgtcaAACATCTGGAACTGATGGTTGTAGCAGGTCCAGATGTTTACCTGTACCACAAAGAGGACACGGAGCGATATATTCTCACCAACCTGAACATT ggggcagagctgctgagagatGCCTCACTGGGTGCTCATTTCAGAGTTCATCTTATGCAAATGCTTGTTTTGAGAGAACCAGAG GCAGAGGTAAACATCACAACAAATATCACCTCCTCGCTGATTAGTGTTTGTGAGTGGAGCAAGAAGGTCAATCCCCAGAATGACTCTGACCCCCAGCATGCTGACATTGTCCTTTACGTCACCAG GTTTGACTTGGAGTTACCTGATGGGAACAAGGAGCTACGTGGAGTGACTCAGTTAGGTGGAGTCTGCTCCTCCTCATGGAGCTGTATTATCACCCAGGACACTGGCTTTGACCTGGGAGTCACCATAGCCCATGAGATTGGGCACAG CCTTGGAATCTCCCATGATGGTGAGGGGAATCGGTGCAGCAGCAGCGGTTACATCATGGGCTCAGCAGGAAACCACAACAGCATCGACCTCGTCTGGTCGCAGTGCAGCCGAGAAGAGTTCCTGGCCTTTGTCAG CACAGGCCAAACAAACTGCTTAAATGACCTGCCGGACATGGACGGCAGCATCCCTGGATGGAAGCCTGGCTTGTACTATGGAGCAGATGAGCAATGTAAAATAGCCTTTGGGAGTGTTGCCACAGCATGCACCTTTGCTGACAGCAATGTT GACATATGTAAAGTTCTGTCATGCCATGTACAACCAGGAGACAAATCCAGCTGTACTCGACTTCTTGTTCCCCTCTTGGATGGTACTGAGTGTGGAGTCAATAAG TGGTGCTCCAAGGGACAGTGCAGCTCTCTGGAGGAACTCAACCCCATGGCTGTAGTCCATGGGCAGTGGTCCAGCTGGAgtcctttctcctcctgctcccgcagctgtggaggtggagttgtgATAAGGCAGCGGTTCTGTAACAACCCCAG GCCTGCTTTTGGGGGGCAGCAGTGCCATGGTGCCAGCATCCAGGCAGAGATGTGCAATACGCAG GCCTGTTTGATGACCCAGCAGGATTTTATGGCTGAACAATGCACAGCAACAAATTTGAAGCCACTGTATCTCACTGTAGAAACACCATCCTTTTATACCTGGACTTCTGCTGTTGGCTTTGCCAAAG GGGACCTGCTGTGCAAACACATGTGCAGGGCCATTGAAAACGAGTTCATGGTAAGCCGTGAAGACAGTTTCATAGATGGAACCAGGTGTGAGCAGGATGACTCTGAGCACCACGGGGCTTTCAATCTGTGTGTAATGGGAAGCTGCAGA GCATTTGGATGTGATGGCCAAATGGACTCCAAGAAGACAATGGACTCTTGCAAAGTCTGTGGAGGTGATAATTCTACTTGCATCAAAGTGAGTGGATCttacacagaaggaaaagctaAAG AGTATGTCACATTTCTGTCCCTGCCTTATAACACCACCTTGGTCCATGTTACCAACTGGAGACCTCTCTTCACACATTTGG CTGTGAAGGTTAAAGGAGAGTACGTGGttgctggaaaaggaaaaatctcaCTGAATGTCACCTATCCATCAGTTCTGGAGGACAGCCAGATCAAATACCAAGTGTTTCTCACCAAGGACAACCTACCAAGCCTGGAGGAAGTCCATGTGGATGGGCCAACACAAGAAGAAATTGAAATACAG GTCTATCGAAGGTATGGAAAAGAATACGGCAATGCCACCAACCCAGACATTACCTTCAGCTACTTTATCCCCAGGGGAAATCTGTCCTATATGTGGATTCCTCAGCAGAGGCCATGCTCAGTCACCTGTGGGGAAG GGATGAGAGCAGTGGACCATGTGTGCTTTGATCAAACAAAGAATGAAATCACAGAGGATCAGTGGTGCCTGgagctcccacagcccctttCAGAGCACCAGCCCTGTGCCATGGAGCCATGCCTGTACAG GTGGAAGATGTCTCAGATAGGTGAATGCTCTGCTGTCTGTGGAACTGGAGTTGCCCAGCAGAATCTGACCTGTATTCAGTTTCGTGATGGATTGGAGACTATTGTGGATGACAGCTTGTGCccagcagaagaaaaacctcTCTCCATTGTGCCATGTGTGGTTAATGTCTGCCCTTTAGGCTGGGACAAA GAAGATGCACGCTTACAGCAGACTTCAGAGTCACTTGGGCATGTCCAACTGGAAAATAGGACTGTGTATGTCTGGAGCCCTCTAGCTGGAGAGTGTTCTGTCTCCTGTGGTAGAG GTAACACTCAGCTACAGTATCTGTGTGTGGATTTTGACACCAAAGAGGAAACCCAAGAAGAAAACTGTCATCCAGTGCCAAAGCCAGAGAGCAGGGTGGAAGTCTGCGATCTCAGTCCCTGCCCTCCAAG ATGGAAGGTAACCCCAGCTGGCCCCTGTTCCTCCAGCTGTGGTCTTGGCTTAGCTGTTCAGCTGATTACCTGTGTGCAGAGTCACCGAGGCAAGGAGATTTTGGTGGAGGAGCATTTGTGTCCTGTGGCAGAGAAGCCCCTTTCCAGTGTCCCCTGTGTCATCCGAATGTGCTCTTATGAATGGAGCTTCAGTGAGTGGACAGAG TGTTCAACTTCATGTGGGAATGGCATTCAGACACGGCAGGATTTCTGCCTCAACCCACTCACCCGTAAGCACGTGAGTCCCGTCTTCTGCAGGCGCTTCCCCAAGGCCATTGTGGTCCgtggctgctctgcagggccctgtcCTGAGCAGGTGGTGGGGATGGGGTCCCATGGGGGACTGCAGACGGTGACACCGGCCGTGCTGGCGACAGCCACCACTGCCACAGAGGAGAGACACAAGGACTTGGATCTTCCTCCATCTGCTGTGCCTCGGGAGCAGACAAAGACCAGTGAAG GTGTCTGTGGAAAGCTCTTTCTTAATGCCACCGGAGTCATCAACATGATGGGTGTAGAGAGCAGTGACTGCACCGTGGCCATCGGACGTCCTCTCAGGGAGGAGATAACAGTCAGGGTCCTGGAGAGCTCCCTCAACTGCAGTGCAG GTGAGGTCGTGCTGTTTTCTGGGCGAATGATGTGgaggacaggctgcaggaagCTCCCTTTGTCACTGATAAATTCCAGAACGAATACACTGATTGTGAAGCAGCGTGTTTTGATGCCAGGAAATGGGGCCATTCTTCAGTACAACAGCAGAACTGCAACTAAAAAATATTACCAAG ACTGTGACAAGCAGCTGTTTGGTCCCAAAGGTGAAATAGTGAATCCTGTGCAATTGCCTGATCAAAGGCAAGAAGTAGTGTGTCGAACCTTCATCAATGTGGCTCCTCAGCATTGTGTAGCCATCCGTGCCCTATATATTGATCTGGGCAATGAAagcaacaaaacacattttaattacATCCTG GTCCGTGATGTAAGTACCATGAAGACGATGGTGTTCCATGGGAAACAGAAGTTCCTCTGGCAATCAACAGGAAGCCAAGCTGAGATTGAatttcacagcaatgttaaGGAACAGCAAATCAGTTTCTGGGCTGAATATCATGCTATTGAGCCCAAATAA
- the ADAMTS13 gene encoding A disintegrin and metalloproteinase with thrombospondin motifs 13 isoform X2, with amino-acid sequence MTVSLAVWALAVLPLGFCWPSALQEKFLSALDAEDVFSYFGASSVSEVPEFVITEPTCPCKEQIGLTSCRVQHCSIEAWGQLYAFEFLEDHGLLSSSFVSNQVVNSSLSLLKRFSGSCFAGGNPLQPPGSKCRVTYCEGQLQGIVTADEEKVHIRPVRSKDVALLKDLGFSRPHILFRITARETNTARGWFPSRLQKRAEGAVKHLELMVVAGPDVYLYHKEDTERYILTNLNIGAELLRDASLGAHFRVHLMQMLVLREPEAEVNITTNITSSLISVCEWSKKVNPQNDSDPQHADIVLYVTRFDLELPDGNKELRGVTQLGGVCSSSWSCIITQDTGFDLGVTIAHEIGHSLGISHDGEGNRCSSSGYIMGSAGNHNSIDLVWSQCSREEFLAFVSTGQTNCLNDLPDMDGSIPGWKPGLYYGADEQCKIAFGSVATACTFADSNVDICKVLSCHVQPGDKSSCTRLLVPLLDGTECGVNKWCSKGQCSSLEELNPMAVVHGQWSSWSPFSSCSRSCGGGVVIRQRFCNNPRPAFGGQQCHGASIQAEMCNTQACLMTQQDFMAEQCTATNLKPLYLTVETPSFYTWTSAVGFAKGDLLCKHMCRAIENEFMVSREDSFIDGTRCEQDDSEHHGAFNLCVMGSCRAFGCDGQMDSKKTMDSCKVCGGDNSTCIKVSGSYTEGKAKEYVTFLSLPYNTTLVHVTNWRPLFTHLAVKVKGEYVVAGKGKISLNVTYPSVLEDSQIKYQVFLTKDNLPSLEEVHVDGPTQEEIEIQVYRRYGKEYGNATNPDITFSYFIPRGNLSYMWIPQQRPCSVTCGEGMRAVDHVCFDQTKNEITEDQWCLELPQPLSEHQPCAMEPCLYRWKMSQIGECSAVCGTGVAQQNLTCIQFRDGLETIVDDSLCPAEEKPLSIVPCVVNVCPLGWDKEEDARLQQTSESLGHVQLENRTVYVWSPLAGECSVSCGRGNTQLQYLCVDFDTKEETQEENCHPVPKPESRVEVCDLSPCPPRWKVTPAGPCSSSCGLGLAVQLITCVQSHRGKEILVEEHLCPVAEKPLSSVPCVIRMCSYEWSFSEWTECSTSCGNGIQTRQDFCLNPLTRKHVSPVFCRRFPKAIVVRGCSAGPCPEQVVGMGSHGGLQTVTPAVLATATTATEERHKDLDLPPSAVPREQTKTSEGVCGKLFLNATGVINMMGVESSDCTVAIGRPLREEITVRVLESSLNCSAGEVVLFSGRMMWRTGCRKLPLSLINSRTNTLIVKQRVLMPGNGAILQYNSRTATKKYYQDCDKQLFGPKGEIVNPVQLPDQRQEVVCRTFINVAPQHCVAIRALYIDLGNESNKTHFNYILVRDVSTMKTMVFHGKQKFLWQSTGSQAEIEFHSNVKEQQISFWAEYHAIEPK; translated from the exons ATGACCGTCAGCTTGGCGGTCTGGGCGCTCGCCGTGCTCCCCTTGGGCTTCTGCTGGCCGTCAGCTCTCCAAGAG AAATTTCTCAGTGCTTTGGATGCAGAAGATGTTTTCTCTTATTTTGGAGCCAGCTCAGTGTCTGAGG tacCTGAGTTTGTTATTACTGAGCCAACTTGCCCTTGTAAAGAACAGATTGGGCTGACATCCTGTCGTGTTCAACATTGCTCCATTGAGGCCTGGGGACAACTCTATGCCTTTGAATTTCTGGAGGACCATGgtctcctttcctcttcctttgtgAGCAATCAAGTGGTGAACTCCTCCTTGAGCTTACTGAAGCGATTCTCAGGCAGCTGCTTTGCAGGTGGAAAtccactgcagcctcctgggtCTAAGTGTAGAGTCACTTACTGTGAAGGGCAGCTG CAAGGAATCGTCACTGCAGATGAGGAAAAGGTTCACATCAGGCCTGTCAGAAGCAAAGATGTGGCTCTGCTGAAGGACCTTGGCTTCTCCAGACCCCACATTCTCTTCAGAATCACTGCAAGAGAGACAAACACAGCAAGAG GGTGGTTTCCTTCTCGCCTGCAGaagagggctgagggagctgtcaAACATCTGGAACTGATGGTTGTAGCAGGTCCAGATGTTTACCTGTACCACAAAGAGGACACGGAGCGATATATTCTCACCAACCTGAACATT ggggcagagctgctgagagatGCCTCACTGGGTGCTCATTTCAGAGTTCATCTTATGCAAATGCTTGTTTTGAGAGAACCAGAG GCAGAGGTAAACATCACAACAAATATCACCTCCTCGCTGATTAGTGTTTGTGAGTGGAGCAAGAAGGTCAATCCCCAGAATGACTCTGACCCCCAGCATGCTGACATTGTCCTTTACGTCACCAG GTTTGACTTGGAGTTACCTGATGGGAACAAGGAGCTACGTGGAGTGACTCAGTTAGGTGGAGTCTGCTCCTCCTCATGGAGCTGTATTATCACCCAGGACACTGGCTTTGACCTGGGAGTCACCATAGCCCATGAGATTGGGCACAG CCTTGGAATCTCCCATGATGGTGAGGGGAATCGGTGCAGCAGCAGCGGTTACATCATGGGCTCAGCAGGAAACCACAACAGCATCGACCTCGTCTGGTCGCAGTGCAGCCGAGAAGAGTTCCTGGCCTTTGTCAG CACAGGCCAAACAAACTGCTTAAATGACCTGCCGGACATGGACGGCAGCATCCCTGGATGGAAGCCTGGCTTGTACTATGGAGCAGATGAGCAATGTAAAATAGCCTTTGGGAGTGTTGCCACAGCATGCACCTTTGCTGACAGCAATGTT GACATATGTAAAGTTCTGTCATGCCATGTACAACCAGGAGACAAATCCAGCTGTACTCGACTTCTTGTTCCCCTCTTGGATGGTACTGAGTGTGGAGTCAATAAG TGGTGCTCCAAGGGACAGTGCAGCTCTCTGGAGGAACTCAACCCCATGGCTGTAGTCCATGGGCAGTGGTCCAGCTGGAgtcctttctcctcctgctcccgcagctgtggaggtggagttgtgATAAGGCAGCGGTTCTGTAACAACCCCAG GCCTGCTTTTGGGGGGCAGCAGTGCCATGGTGCCAGCATCCAGGCAGAGATGTGCAATACGCAG GCCTGTTTGATGACCCAGCAGGATTTTATGGCTGAACAATGCACAGCAACAAATTTGAAGCCACTGTATCTCACTGTAGAAACACCATCCTTTTATACCTGGACTTCTGCTGTTGGCTTTGCCAAAG GGGACCTGCTGTGCAAACACATGTGCAGGGCCATTGAAAACGAGTTCATGGTAAGCCGTGAAGACAGTTTCATAGATGGAACCAGGTGTGAGCAGGATGACTCTGAGCACCACGGGGCTTTCAATCTGTGTGTAATGGGAAGCTGCAGA GCATTTGGATGTGATGGCCAAATGGACTCCAAGAAGACAATGGACTCTTGCAAAGTCTGTGGAGGTGATAATTCTACTTGCATCAAAGTGAGTGGATCttacacagaaggaaaagctaAAG AGTATGTCACATTTCTGTCCCTGCCTTATAACACCACCTTGGTCCATGTTACCAACTGGAGACCTCTCTTCACACATTTGG CTGTGAAGGTTAAAGGAGAGTACGTGGttgctggaaaaggaaaaatctcaCTGAATGTCACCTATCCATCAGTTCTGGAGGACAGCCAGATCAAATACCAAGTGTTTCTCACCAAGGACAACCTACCAAGCCTGGAGGAAGTCCATGTGGATGGGCCAACACAAGAAGAAATTGAAATACAG GTCTATCGAAGGTATGGAAAAGAATACGGCAATGCCACCAACCCAGACATTACCTTCAGCTACTTTATCCCCAGGGGAAATCTGTCCTATATGTGGATTCCTCAGCAGAGGCCATGCTCAGTCACCTGTGGGGAAG GGATGAGAGCAGTGGACCATGTGTGCTTTGATCAAACAAAGAATGAAATCACAGAGGATCAGTGGTGCCTGgagctcccacagcccctttCAGAGCACCAGCCCTGTGCCATGGAGCCATGCCTGTACAG GTGGAAGATGTCTCAGATAGGTGAATGCTCTGCTGTCTGTGGAACTGGAGTTGCCCAGCAGAATCTGACCTGTATTCAGTTTCGTGATGGATTGGAGACTATTGTGGATGACAGCTTGTGCccagcagaagaaaaacctcTCTCCATTGTGCCATGTGTGGTTAATGTCTGCCCTTTAGGCTGGGACAAA GAGGAAGATGCACGCTTACAGCAGACTTCAGAGTCACTTGGGCATGTCCAACTGGAAAATAGGACTGTGTATGTCTGGAGCCCTCTAGCTGGAGAGTGTTCTGTCTCCTGTGGTAGAG GTAACACTCAGCTACAGTATCTGTGTGTGGATTTTGACACCAAAGAGGAAACCCAAGAAGAAAACTGTCATCCAGTGCCAAAGCCAGAGAGCAGGGTGGAAGTCTGCGATCTCAGTCCCTGCCCTCCAAG ATGGAAGGTAACCCCAGCTGGCCCCTGTTCCTCCAGCTGTGGTCTTGGCTTAGCTGTTCAGCTGATTACCTGTGTGCAGAGTCACCGAGGCAAGGAGATTTTGGTGGAGGAGCATTTGTGTCCTGTGGCAGAGAAGCCCCTTTCCAGTGTCCCCTGTGTCATCCGAATGTGCTCTTATGAATGGAGCTTCAGTGAGTGGACAGAG TGTTCAACTTCATGTGGGAATGGCATTCAGACACGGCAGGATTTCTGCCTCAACCCACTCACCCGTAAGCACGTGAGTCCCGTCTTCTGCAGGCGCTTCCCCAAGGCCATTGTGGTCCgtggctgctctgcagggccctgtcCTGAGCAGGTGGTGGGGATGGGGTCCCATGGGGGACTGCAGACGGTGACACCGGCCGTGCTGGCGACAGCCACCACTGCCACAGAGGAGAGACACAAGGACTTGGATCTTCCTCCATCTGCTGTGCCTCGGGAGCAGACAAAGACCAGTGAAG GTGTCTGTGGAAAGCTCTTTCTTAATGCCACCGGAGTCATCAACATGATGGGTGTAGAGAGCAGTGACTGCACCGTGGCCATCGGACGTCCTCTCAGGGAGGAGATAACAGTCAGGGTCCTGGAGAGCTCCCTCAACTGCAGTGCAG GTGAGGTCGTGCTGTTTTCTGGGCGAATGATGTGgaggacaggctgcaggaagCTCCCTTTGTCACTGATAAATTCCAGAACGAATACACTGATTGTGAAGCAGCGTGTTTTGATGCCAGGAAATGGGGCCATTCTTCAGTACAACAGCAGAACTGCAACTAAAAAATATTACCAAG ACTGTGACAAGCAGCTGTTTGGTCCCAAAGGTGAAATAGTGAATCCTGTGCAATTGCCTGATCAAAGGCAAGAAGTAGTGTGTCGAACCTTCATCAATGTGGCTCCTCAGCATTGTGTAGCCATCCGTGCCCTATATATTGATCTGGGCAATGAAagcaacaaaacacattttaattacATCCTG GTCCGTGATGTAAGTACCATGAAGACGATGGTGTTCCATGGGAAACAGAAGTTCCTCTGGCAATCAACAGGAAGCCAAGCTGAGATTGAatttcacagcaatgttaaGGAACAGCAAATCAGTTTCTGGGCTGAATATCATGCTATTGAGCCCAAATAA